In one Burkholderiales bacterium GJ-E10 genomic region, the following are encoded:
- a CDS encoding phage transcriptional regulator, AlpA translates to MAAEEPKRNKILINRKKLLAMIPLSERTIFNMEQRGEFPRRIALTSRNVAWDLAEIEQWIEARKVSGEQAIRPGSAPAIMGSNLLRSSCG, encoded by the coding sequence ATGGCGGCCGAAGAACCGAAAAGGAATAAGATTCTCATCAACCGCAAGAAGCTGTTGGCGATGATCCCGCTTTCCGAGCGCACGATTTTCAACATGGAGCAGCGAGGGGAATTCCCGCGCCGCATCGCGCTCACCAGTCGAAATGTCGCCTGGGACCTAGCCGAGATCGAGCAATGGATCGAGGCGCGCAAAGTATCAGGGGAGCAGGCCATACGCCCAGGTTCAGCGCCGGCGATCATGGGTAGTAATCTTTTGCGCTCTTCTTGCGGCTGA
- a CDS encoding plasmid-related protein, whose product MTIEETLLREYGPLLSVVQLAKVLDRSVEGLRVSLRADTEWSRSINSARLNLGRRIYFRTADIAELLGKR is encoded by the coding sequence ATGACTATCGAAGAGACACTGCTTCGCGAATACGGGCCGCTGCTGAGTGTCGTCCAGCTGGCGAAGGTGTTGGACCGCTCCGTGGAAGGGCTGCGAGTCAGCTTGCGGGCGGACACGGAATGGTCTAGGTCCATTAACTCCGCCAGGCTGAATCTTGGCCGGCGTATCTACTTCCGAACAGCCGACATAGCCGAATTGCTCGGCAAACGCTGA
- a CDS encoding hypothetical phage protein produces the protein MNFATPLLDKRDRRQKLMLSGASKQRGRPSHSRKDQVRTIAWFKAVATGLNLTTAGAVGRYMQEEADKCGRHEENHDDSKVWTRYAKGRPTPGLKRLEFVDRIVPGTAEFFRQGPSGLWIALWGDLHMQLCADDVNALFCIQPADIDIHWLVSAITAWRNHAALAPSGALNEFPDGLYEAIIFGLHNQSVMGELKEWGVLNLILEEISDLEKSNIRRNPHKWQEVFAVGRNFSRDPVRDYLIDPIAFFQTAANAHSKLAYAGTHEGVGKRHV, from the coding sequence ATGAATTTCGCTACACCATTGCTAGATAAGCGAGATCGACGCCAAAAACTTATGCTTTCCGGGGCGTCGAAGCAGCGTGGACGCCCATCCCACAGTCGAAAAGATCAGGTAAGAACTATTGCATGGTTCAAGGCCGTTGCAACCGGACTGAACCTAACGACAGCTGGGGCCGTTGGACGGTACATGCAGGAGGAAGCGGATAAATGTGGCCGCCATGAAGAAAACCACGATGACTCAAAAGTCTGGACACGTTACGCCAAAGGTCGGCCGACTCCTGGGCTGAAAAGACTGGAATTTGTAGACAGGATCGTTCCAGGAACGGCGGAGTTTTTCCGTCAAGGCCCCTCTGGTCTCTGGATCGCACTGTGGGGCGATTTACACATGCAGCTCTGCGCAGATGACGTTAACGCCCTCTTCTGCATTCAACCCGCCGATATTGATATCCACTGGCTAGTCAGCGCAATCACGGCCTGGCGCAACCATGCTGCCCTTGCTCCTTCTGGGGCGCTCAATGAATTCCCCGATGGCCTCTATGAAGCCATAATCTTTGGCCTACATAATCAATCGGTGATGGGCGAGCTGAAGGAATGGGGTGTCTTGAATCTGATTTTGGAAGAAATTTCAGATTTGGAAAAATCAAATATTCGACGCAATCCGCATAAGTGGCAGGAGGTTTTTGCAGTCGGTCGCAATTTCTCCCGCGACCCGGTGCGCGATTACTTAATTGACCCCATTGCATTCTTCCAAACCGCTGCAAATGCCCATTCCAAGCTGGCATACGCGGGCACACATGAGGGTGTCGGTAAGCGCCATGTTTGA
- a CDS encoding putative uncharacterized protein (Fragment) codes for MFWHFRHGKLGETHPPLEKDSRITVLMVPRHHFGCQYETNIKRVAEYRETELHDLINAALIRAGKAMEQASDGHGINPGVSWRIFSVA; via the coding sequence ATGTTCTGGCACTTCAGACATGGAAAGCTCGGTGAAACACATCCGCCTTTGGAGAAGGATAGTCGGATCACCGTGCTGATGGTTCCACGTCACCACTTCGGGTGCCAGTACGAGACCAACATCAAGCGTGTTGCGGAGTATCGCGAGACCGAGCTTCATGACCTCATCAACGCTGCGCTTATTAGGGCGGGGAAAGCTATGGAACAGGCTTCGGACGGTCATGGCATTAATCCTGGAGTCAGTTGGCGGATATTTTCGGTCGCTTGA
- a CDS encoding phage integrase family protein encodes MGTENMLTDTKLRNLKPQDKLYKVNDRDGLYVAVTPAGAISFRYNYSINGRQETITFGRYGVGGITLSEAREQLGEAKKLIAGGKSPAKEKARDKARVKDAETFGAWAEKWLRGYQMADSTRDMRRAVYERELKPKLGNQKLVEITHEDLRALTDAIVERGAPATAVHSREVVLQVYRWAIERGQKVENPAELVRPTTIAKFEPRDRALTPDEIALMYQYMERIGTTPSIRAAAKLLLLTMVRKSELTNATWSEINFSEALWTIPKERMKRRNPHLVFLSRQALDIFIALKTFAGGSDYVLPSRYDSDTPMSSATLNQVLTLTYRLAQKEGKPLTKFGPHDLRRTASTLLHEAGYNTDWIEKCLAHEQRGVRAVYNKAEYRDQRTAMLQDWADMIDQWTLKRPKISAN; translated from the coding sequence ATGGGGACCGAGAATATGCTGACTGATACCAAGCTGCGCAACCTCAAGCCGCAGGACAAGCTCTACAAGGTGAACGACCGTGACGGCCTCTATGTGGCCGTCACTCCCGCCGGGGCGATCTCGTTCCGCTACAACTACTCGATCAACGGCCGGCAGGAAACCATCACGTTCGGACGCTATGGCGTCGGCGGCATCACCCTGTCGGAAGCTCGCGAGCAGTTGGGCGAGGCCAAGAAGCTGATCGCCGGCGGCAAGTCGCCGGCGAAGGAGAAGGCGCGAGACAAGGCACGCGTCAAGGATGCCGAGACGTTCGGTGCTTGGGCGGAAAAGTGGCTGCGCGGCTACCAGATGGCCGACTCCACCCGTGACATGCGCCGGGCGGTCTATGAGCGCGAGCTGAAGCCGAAATTAGGCAACCAGAAGCTGGTCGAGATCACCCACGAGGACCTGCGGGCGCTGACCGATGCCATCGTGGAGCGTGGCGCACCGGCCACGGCGGTGCATTCCCGCGAAGTGGTGCTGCAGGTCTATCGATGGGCCATCGAGCGCGGCCAGAAGGTCGAAAATCCGGCCGAGTTGGTGCGGCCCACGACCATCGCCAAGTTCGAGCCACGCGACCGGGCGTTGACGCCGGACGAGATCGCGCTGATGTACCAGTACATGGAGCGCATCGGGACCACGCCGTCCATCCGGGCGGCGGCCAAGCTGCTGTTGCTGACGATGGTGCGCAAGAGCGAGCTGACCAATGCGACATGGAGCGAGATCAATTTCAGCGAGGCGCTGTGGACGATCCCCAAGGAACGCATGAAGCGGCGAAACCCGCACCTGGTGTTCCTGTCCCGCCAGGCGCTCGACATCTTCATCGCCTTGAAGACATTTGCCGGCGGGTCGGACTATGTGCTGCCGTCGCGGTATGACTCAGATACGCCAATGAGCAGCGCGACGCTCAACCAAGTGCTGACGCTGACATACAGGCTTGCGCAAAAGGAGGGAAAGCCCCTCACAAAATTCGGGCCGCACGACCTGCGGCGGACGGCCAGCACACTGCTGCACGAGGCCGGCTACAACACCGACTGGATCGAGAAGTGCCTTGCCCACGAGCAACGCGGCGTGCGGGCGGTCTACAACAAGGCCGAGTACCGCGACCAGCGCACGGCAATGCTGCAGGACTGGGCGGATATGATCGATCAGTGGACGCTCAAGCGACCGAAAATATCCGCCAACTGA
- a CDS encoding HicB family protein produces the protein MRKRKKIGGFAVEAIPHVRRGQVEWSAWLIDLPFVHATRPTLDEARQALAVEWDKVANAYREAGEPVPMPRSKAGTVPRTRGNQRILATVRRLAESKTEPIF, from the coding sequence ATGAGAAAGCGCAAGAAGATCGGTGGCTTCGCTGTCGAAGCCATCCCCCATGTACGGCGCGGCCAGGTCGAATGGTCCGCCTGGCTGATCGACCTTCCGTTCGTCCACGCCACGCGGCCGACGCTCGACGAAGCGCGGCAGGCACTGGCCGTCGAGTGGGACAAGGTAGCGAACGCCTACCGCGAGGCAGGCGAGCCGGTGCCGATGCCCAGGAGCAAGGCGGGCACGGTTCCACGCACGCGGGGCAACCAGCGAATTTTGGCGACGGTCCGGCGGCTCGCGGAGAGCAAGACTGAGCCGATCTTTTGA